A window of Fusarium oxysporum Fo47 chromosome II, complete sequence genomic DNA:
GTAACGGTTTCTCACGGACATGAATTGATATGCTGAGATTGTTAGATTTTGAGATAGGCAATGCATTGAATAAACATGATGCTCTGGCTTGTATGAAAATGAAGTTATGGTCGTGAATGTGTAGATATAATTAGGCGCATCATTAATGTCGAGGTACTTGGGGCATTAAACTATGAAGGTTTCAGCCATAATAGTGACCAAGGTTATGATCTTCACTTTGCAACGACTTGTTTACTTTGACTAAAAAGGGCGAATAATGAAACTATCGTCCAATGTCTCACATGTCTCCCTAAACATGCTACTACCTTCCATAAGCAGCTCATGTTTCAGATCCTTGGGACATTAATTAGAATATTGTCAGGATTGTAAGATTTGACAATTCGTTGGCTGACGTGTAATTCATGGAAATTAGTAGACGCAAGGCGTATCGCGAAGGCTCAAAATAGCACACGAGCTGAGATGCTCTGTTGTTTTGACGGATAAGGCGCTAAGATCCATGGAGGATGTGAAACCTGGGGGCGTCTTAGCTGTGAGGGTACAGACACCGGGCCGAAACAAAACTGCATCTGCATTGCTTGGTATTATGCGATATGTTGGAGACTGCAGACTGCTGCTGTTGTgaatgagtgagtgagtgattATTAGGTGATTAGGTCTCTTACTGCTCACGTCACAGATACAATATCGTAAAGTCAGTAACAAAACTCTCGACGTCGTCATCAGCGTCGCATTTCGATTCGCTTCGCTTCTTTTGGTTCCTGTCCTGGTCTGACAAGGTTCCAGGTCCAGGTTCATCAGCCACTTTGAGATTCCATTGACTGATGATGGTTCTGGTTCAGCCTTGGGATACATGAGGCCCTACGCTGAGTGTTAGTGCTATGTAGTGTAAAGTGGTGATCCGCGCTAACACGATGCAAGCGTTGCCATGTCCCATCAGCCCGCTCCCGCTGCTTCCGTCGACCCTTGGGCCCCTCTTTAGGCTTCTCACTGAAGGTGATCCCCCTGCGGGTGCCCCGTCGGGAAGTGGTAGAGGTCACCCCACCAGGAGGCCACTGGTAACGTCCACTGTCTGCTTCAATGGGCTTATGACGATAGTGTTTTGTCAGTGCTAGAGACAATTGTTCGCTCTGTATAGAGAAGCTTGTCGTTAAGAAGCTGGTGTTAAGTCAGTGTCTCTCTAAAAGAACTCTTTAAAGAATCATCTCGCAACTTTTGATTTACTGATAGTCCGCAGTTTGCGTTCGAGTGGCGATATCGCGTGGGCTAAAATCTAGTTAGGCCCGTATTGTGCTGTAGGCTTATCCTCCTCCACATTTGATCCAATCCTCTAACACCAACAGCCAACCACCTCACCCAAAGGCGCCTCGCCTCTCTCGTCTCTCCCTCCCCCGTCTTCGtcattctcctccttcaccatcaccaccaaatCTTTTGGCCTCATTCCCCATCCTCCTCaagttcatcttcaccttctttcGGCGTTTTCGATTCCTCCGTTCATCAATATTAGCGACTTCGTCTTCGACTGACTCCTCAGCCACGTCTCCTTCTGCTTATCTCGCCGCGCGATTGATTCTTACATGTACTATTTGCGGCGGTGACGCCGTCCGCCAAGATCCGTGCCTTGATTGTCCCCGACCGACCGATCGATCGACTAATCTGCACAACACGATCTATACAATCCGAGCCAAACGCAATTCTCCTTGAAATAATCTCTCGACCCgatcaagaacaagcaaATCGAATCAAAATCAAGAGGCGGTCATTAAATACTTTGTCTGTCGCCCATCATGGGGCTCTCTTCCAACCCGTCGTCTGCCTTTACAGGCGTCGTCATCGGCCTCGTGTCATCCTTCGGCtccatcgtcctcatcgCCCTAgttatcttcatcttctgggTTTCTGGCTGCGCGAGTACCGGCCGTATCATCCTCGATCGTCTCGGTCGACCTGGCGAATACGATGATGAACAAGCGTTCGCACgcgatgaggctgaggccCTTGAGGTCATGGATGATATGTCTCGCCAAGAATATCTACGTGCAAAGGGTATGTCACCAAACGTTCGCGCTCGCTAATCTGGCGAATGTATTTTACTAACATCCGTTGCGTCCAAAAGCCTGGGTCACTGCAAACCCTCCCGAATCAATGCAGACTGATATCTCTCTGTCCCAATACCTCGCCATACAAGAAAAGGGTGTCTCCGCATGGGAATTTGAGCCTGAACTGGAGATCGCCAACTGCTTTGTCGAAGCTCGTACCGAAATCGAATTCTTTGACTCGGAATGCACCGTCATGAGCAATCTCCCTGTTCCCAAGCAGAACGATGTCTACTACTGGGAAGCCAAGATCTACGAAAAGCCCGAAAACACTCTTCTCAGTATCGGCATGGCTACCAAGCCTTATCCTCTCTTCCGACTGCCAGGTGAGTTTTGTCACAATTTGATCCTCCACGACCCTTTACTGACTTTAATGCCAGGTTATCACAAGTACTCTGTTGGATATCAATCTACCGGTGCCCGCCGCTACAATCAACCATTTGGCGCGACTCCCTATGGTCCCCCGCTGGTGCAAGGCGATGTCGTTGGGGTGGGTTATCGTCCTCGAACCGGTGCTATCTTCTTCACTCGCAATGGTaagaagctcgaggaggTTGTTCACGGACTCAAGGCGCAAAACTTCTTCCCTGCCATCGGTGCAAACGGCCCTGCTACTATTCACGTCAACCTTGGTCAGGCcggcttcgtcttcatcgagGCCAACGTCAAGAAATGGGGTCTGGCTCCTGTGACTGGAAGCCTGGCTCCTCCGCCACCATATGGATCTGAGCAGGGTAGCATACTGTTGGAAGCTGGCACCAAGGACGGCAACACTTATCCTCAAGGACGGCAACACAGCCACTCCATCACTGCAAGCTCTTACAACACACGCAACCCATCTAACGATCTGAACCCTTCGCATGGACGAACACGTAGTGGTAACTTTCGCGTCCTTCCTCCAACAAGTCCCGGACCAGTTAGAAGCTCGACCGATATTTCTTTGGCTCATTTTGTACCCAACGAGGAGAACGGCGAAGCTAGCAGCAATGCCGGACCTCAACAGGAGACGCACGACCACAACcctctgcatctgcatctcgaAGATGCGACAAACCCGCCTCCTGAATACCAAAGTCCCGACCATTCAGGTAGCGAAGATGGTCGATATGGAAGTGACAGCGAGGAAGATACGCCTCTTATTCGCGTAATGAACCGCAGCCGAGGTAACTCTTCCACTACGGTGCTTCCCTCACGGCAAACTCCAAGTCCTCGCCAACCACCAGTACCCAGCTATAGTGACGCTATGCGGCAAGGAGCTGGTCGTGACCGTAGTGATAGTGCTCGATTACCGCCACCGAACCGAACGCCATCCAATAGACCTCGCAGTAGCACTTCTGCTTGAGTGGGCATTCGAATGCGGCCTGCTGATTCACTAGTTTTATACATTTATTCATGAACGTCTGAACATGACATCGAAGACGAACGGCGATGCTCAAGAGATGCAGCATCGACGACATATGATACCGGAGTTGACAGGACCGATCCCCATACATGGTCCATTTCAATCGTTGTTTTCTCGCACAGGCGCCTTGGAGTTTTGAGCATTGACAGACGCACGTTTCCGAGGTATAAGAGCCTCCAAACGGTCGGCAGTCGTCTTTTTTTATTTGTATTTTTAGACAGGAAATCTGCTTCGGTCTCGGGGTTGTGAACCGGCTGGATATGAGTTCCTGGAAAGGGGGCCGGAATGGAATATTGATACCAACAACCTGGATGGATTTGCGCTCCTTTTTTCATTTTGACGCTTCCTGTTTCCTTAAACATGGCCCCCCACTACGTATCTGGGACTGGTCGAAGAGCGTATGGATGTTTGGATAGTGGCTTATGCACTGATGGCCATAAGGGCGTTGATGTTGGATGATGCCTCGGTCGCTGTCTCACAATAAAAGGGGCGACTTTGAGTATAAAGTAGTGGAAGTACTCTCGATATGAATTCACAGCCACTTATACTATCGCACCTTTTCACGTGTCGATATCATGAAGCCAGGTGATGCGAAATTGCTTATGTATACGATGGCTCTGGCGGGCTCTAAAATGTGGGCTTCATAAGGCTTAGTTGAGGTAGTGCACTATACAACTGACCCTCTAGAGTCACCAAATAACAGCAGCTAAACATAGAACTTTATACGAAGTACCTATCATTTCCTAACTACTTATGATATTTGATGTTCACAACGCCCTACATCTACAGGAGTCGCATTCTATGCACTGCACTATAAGAGACCATGGCCTTGATCATCAATTACAACAACCACTCCTTATTAAGTCTAGATTGATGGCAACTGTATAATGTATTTCCTAGGGACAATTgccatcctcttccttgcccaTCCTAAATGTACCAGCTGTCGCTCTTAAGGTACGGTGCCACAAGGTACCTTTGATATTGGCTTCAACGCCGAGATCATACAGCTCAACAACTGTCTTCTAACTTACAGCATCGAATAAATCTACAGGATATACAGCATTGCGACAGGAAGACTGGCAACCGAGCTGAAATGCGTTTGCCTAGATGTATTTTTCATTCCGAGGTACTTACCACTCAAGTCTATCCCCATGGCCCTGTTCAGAAAAAGGAAGCCCAAATCCCCCAACTCAACTAGAAAGAAGTAGAAAATCATCTAGATACATTGCTTTTCATAATTCATATTGACCACCAGAGTTTCGATCGATATTATCAAGATTTGCTGTGTGTAGGGGCCAAAAGCTGAGCGAGTCAATTATTTTGGTGCATGTACTTGAAAATGAAAGGTACCTGGCTCAGTACTTGGTCGCCGTCAACTATCACAGTTTCCATTGTAAGACATCACACATTCGTACCAATAGCATAATGAGTGTAAACATCGTAGATTATCAATTAACCTCCGGGCCGATCATAAAAGAACTGCCATCAGACATCAATCTTCTCTACATATCCAAAAACATAATCGTAGCTAACATACAGCAAACAAGCAGTCTATCCTCACACGATATCCATCGCATGTTTCATATCATCCAAGCGTACATATCCAGCCATGGCCTCTCTTGAAGAGCCAGGTAAATCCAAGTCAAAATGCAACCTGTGCTTCTGTTCCGTGTTGTTCCATCGCTGCTCCAGGCTCTGCGAAGAGTCGGGGCGCTGCAAGCACCTATCCCAAGCATACATACATCAAACAATAAAACATGATTCAAAGCGCCAAACAAATGCTATCTCAAAACTCCTTTCAGCGCCAAACTTTTTTCCAGGCGCAGtaaaaaaacaaaaaacaGTCGCTATGCTTTCCGGATACGGTTCTTCCGCCATCTTTGGCGGAAACCGTAAGGAGTGAATTCTATAACCGATCGAAATCTCATAAGTCGTCATAAAGGAGTGTCTATCGGGTATCATGGTATGAAAGAATGTCGTTCCTCTGAGAGCGGGTATCATAAGGAGTGTGGAATATAACACGGCACTTCCAAATGCGCGTGTTAGTCGAGTGGTAGGGAGTGTCAGCGTCGTTGACGTGGAGGTTCGGGTGTAGCGAGCGTTGAAGGAGTGTGATATACATGGCGCCTGCGTCGTTTTCGGAAAAAGCAGAATATCGAATTAAATCATAACAGTAAAAACAGATCGGTGGTGAATCGAAGTCGGACTTGGTATCAGGTGGCTCGACGTCGGGTATTGTCGTCATATTGGTGCATCACAGGGGGTCGTGCCAGAGGAGAAGGTGGGTGCGGGGCAGAGGACATGGACGAGGTATGGCGATGTCGTGGGAGCGGCGCGTTCGACGAGAGGGGAGATTCGGGGAGAGGAAGCATGCCGAATTGCTCTGACTTGATATATGGAGATTGGGTGCTCGTCATGGAAGTCATGTATAGACTCGGGTCCTCTGGAGGCGGGTATGTAGGTGTCGTGTTCATCCTGGGTGGTAACGGTCAATCCCCTAATGTTCTTTGTGTAAATTGAGCCAGTGGTCGTCTCGAGGAGCCTAGATCCACACAGCCTGGACAGGAGTAACGAACCCGACGCCATAGTTTTGAGGGGAGTCCTGaattgatgaggatggccCGCCTTGTAGAGTGTTCATGTCCCATGATCCATACTCCTCGGTATCGCTGTATGCGACAGAGCCCTCGAAAGTCGAGGATGCTGGGCTGTAAGCTCCATTGTACGCCGGTGAGGGAACATTGAGGTACTGCTGGCTTGGATACGGCGACAAGACCAGGGGGCTCACTGCAGAAGGTGGTCCGGATGCGTTGAGCATGGGCATTTCCTCAGTGCTGTAGCTGAAAGCAGGATTTCCGTACAGATACGACTCATGGGTGGGCACCTCCTCCTGGATAGTGAAATTGCGAGGATTGAACTGAGGGAAAGAGGGAGTTCTTTCGGGGTGCATCCATCCCATACGCGACCGAAACTGGCTGACTGTGTCGATGGGGAACTCCATAAGGGTCAAGGGAGTTTGCATCTCGCTTCCAACACCAGAAACATTGATCGACATGAGTCGCCGAGCAATCTCTTCAACAGGAGAAATAGACAAACTGCCAAAATAGGCGGCGCCAATCTCTGGGAAGAGCCGTTCCATGAGGAGAGCCACGGTATACAGATAAGCAATGATGACCAGCGAGTTGGGAGAGCCATGGTAGTTCTGCAGGTAACCCACGGGCATCCAGAAGAGCCATTTGCGGAGAGGCTGAAGACGCTCAAATTGCTGAGCAATGGAGAGCGTAGGGCTGATCTTGCGGGAGCCTCGGAGGAAGCCAATGAGATGCTGAATCTGTGTAGTATCTTCCTTGTGGTACTTGAGGTGTGCCTCGACTTTTTGAATCTGCTCGAGCGTGCGCTGGTAGGCCTCTAGATCCTCAGGGCGAGGCTGGCTTGGGCGATGATCCTTTCCGGGAGATGGCGGGGCGGTTGGGAACGTGCTGCTCTCGGCGATGAAGTCTCCGAACTGGGACTCATGCTTCCAGGGGTCCATGGCATCGATCACCTATCTACAGGTCAGTACAGTTCTACTATCACAATCGGGCCAACTTACCGATGAAGTGCCTTGCATCAACTGGGTCCAGCTGCGCCTAATTATGCTGTTAATTCTCGTCACTAGATGTTGAATTCGTGATTCTTACCAGTCAGTGGCCTGCCAGGAGAGAACGAGGGAGGCAGCGAGGATAGCATCCGATGTCTCTCGGGAGAAAGACCCAATGGCTTCCTGGAGCCCCTTGAGGGCAATGCCGCGGTGCTCATAGGCCATGCTGCCAACTAGAGGGCAGTCGGTGAGGAAAGCAATATGCATAGCAGAGAAAGCGAGCAGAGCGTGCATCACATAGGGTGTCGTGGCACCAATTCGAAGAAGACTAGGGTCGGAATTAGTATATACCAATTTGAGTGTTATGTTATTTCGACCTACGTTGGAATATGGCGAGTCCAAAGGGTGAAATTGTTAGCATCGATGGTAGCTAGTTGGTAGTATAGCGTCGCAACGTGGTAGATCAGACGGAGATCTTCAACAGAGTACAGATGTGGCATTGGGGCAGGGTATATTCCCAGGCTGGGGAGCGGGAAGATGCCCGTCGTTTGCCATTCAGCAATGGCGGCTTCAATCTGGGGTGTCCACATCAGGTCTGGCTTGTCGGGAGTTGTAGAGCGCTCAGCATCAGGAACCTGCACGTCGTTGTATGGGCATCGAATCTTGTGCTTGGTGCAATTTCGGCTTCATCTGTTAGCCTGGGAACAAGAAGTGTTATTCGGATCACAACTCACCATTGGGGGAAGTTTTCATCGCATCGGATATGGCGGCGCTTGCTGTGAGTAATTGTTAGTGTTGTGCAAAGTCATCATGAATTGATGGGCCATACCAGGTATCACAGCCCTTGCGAGACTTGGTGTGGCTGCGGCGAGGGGGACCACCACCGGGACCAGCCATTTTGCAAATGTTACAGAGGTATCTGTAAATTAGAACTGTTGGGTAAATAAGTACACGCACAGCTTTTCATGAGGCTCAAGTGACATACACGAAGTGATCCACAAAGACAAGCTTGTGGATTTATAGCGAGCGTTGGAGTGACAAGGGCAGCAAGTGATGTACCCAGTCAATCGGTTTCCAGGAATCGATCCAAGGAGTCCGAATTAGAGATAGTTCGTGAATGGGGTCTCGTAATAGACAACAATTCAGCGTAGAGCGTCGAGAGGCTGTACTGAGGTGCAAGTCGAGGATTCAAACTTATACACGGAGGGCTTCAACAATCTAATGTGACTGAGATGCTCGATGGACTCTACGGAGCAGGGATGATCAAGGCCAGATGAGTTGAAGAGATATCTAAAACCTTGACCAGTGATGCTGCGTGGTACAGTAGATAGTCTATatccaagtcttccaaaCGAGTGGTAGCGATCGAATATGGCGGTTAATTTGGGTTTCCTCCCTTTGGAGAGAAGTTGTGATAGCTTTGGAAGCGACTGTGGGTATGCAGAAGTGAGGATATCAAGTGATTGTAGAATCGAAAGCCAAGATGACCATGTAAGTGCACTTGAGAAGCCTCGTTTCCACTTGAGCCGGTAGTTGATTATTGACAGATTGAGTTGGAGTCCAGAAGGTTTTGGTGTAAGCCGTGGTCTCTATCTGAGAATTGGTCTCTGCACTTCGTGTTTGTTCCTGATTATACACAATGGGAAACGATTGAATACCCAGAGATATGAGTTGAGAAGCGTATCGTGAAGGAGGATCGTTGTTCCAGAACCAAAGCACCGTGAAATAAAAAGCGAGTGACAGGAGTCGACGAGGACTTCCTAAGAGAGTTGAGAGAGGTGAGGAGGGTGAGGAGGATAGCGAACGTGGTGTTGACTTGTAAAGACGAAGATGTTTGTTGTAGATGACCGAAAGGGAATCAAGAGGGGATTCGAGAAGGAGCTGGGGACGATGGCATTGTTAAATACAAGCGAACCTAATCCACAGGCAGGTGCGGTGCGGTGCGGGAGCAGCTCAGATGGGGGAGGGGAGGAGCAGCCGGGGTGTAAGAGGTGAGGTGTGTGGGAATGTAAGGTAGGTGCtaggtaggtaaggtaagAGTGGGATGGAAGGAACGGGTGGAAGGCTGTGTAAGGGTACCTACCGTGTTGTACTGTACTGTGAAATGCTTGCAATGGATGAAAAGAGCAGTAAACTGTAAGAGTAAGGTGAGGTAAGAGGTGCCATGTGCCATGATGCAGGTGCCAGCAACCTAACAGACAGCAGCGTCAGTGCCAGTTCACCACCAGTCCTAAAAGCGTACAGCCCATGGGCACCCACCACCAGCCAGCCTTAGTCTCCCGATTGCCTCCTGTACTTGAGCCTGAACAGCTTAGCATAGCATAACATCAAAATCACCAACAACTACACTACACTACGGATGCCTGACCTGCCATTCAGAAGCGCAGGAATGAGCCGAGGGAGCGTCAAGACAGGCGGCGAGCTCGGCCTCAGACTAGGGGAATTGTGGGCTGTGGAGTGCGGGCCCCGGGACTACGGCAGCGGACAGCAATGGATGAGTCCCAATGAATCGGATGCTGGTTCTTGGCCGTGAACCCCGAGTACAGCTGTAACTCTGTGGTATCCGCGCCGCCGCCTGCCTGATGAGCAAGTGTGCGATGGTGCGGTGCTGGTCTGGTCTACCAAAAAAACATAACCCAACCCAAGACGCTAGAGATGGGGTGTGGCCCGGTGCCACAGCTCGGGCAGGGGAGGGGGGGGGGCGTCCTACAGCCTCATCAGTAATAGGGCCGCTCTTCAAAAGATCCCTGGGCTGGGCATCTGTCATAGTCGAAAAAACCCATTCATCTGTTTGCGGGTTCTCTAAAGAAAGCGTCGGTCACAGACCATCAACCTTAGTAACACATCCCTTCCATGCCAGATCAGAGGGGCTCAAGGTACCGTAAGGATTGGTCAGGGAGCAGAGGTAACCTTCTAAGCGGGAGGACTGCGGAGTATGTAGGGGTGCTGAAGCAGCAATTGGAGATGCTCAGGCTAGGCGTCGGTTCCATACCTGAAGATAACATCGATCCATACCAGGTGCTTCTGCTGTGCTATTTTGGGGAGCAGGCGATTGGAGATGGTTCATTGGTGGCCGGGCGACCTTGCTGGCTTGTGCTCGTCCCATGGTTCTACACGACCGCCGAGATGGTACTGCAATGCATTGCTTCCCTTTCTTACATGGGCGGAATGTTCCTGAAATCATGAGGTTGAGTCCGGCCGACATGGTGGTGGCGGGTAGAAACCCAGTCCAGCCCAGAATGGGCAAATAATAGCAATGAAGCATTAATAATTAATCACAAATACAGCAACCGAATGCGAGTACCTGAGGTATAGTAACAACAAGAAATAGTAGCGGACGGTGGCACCTACAGAGTGGT
This region includes:
- a CDS encoding concanavalin A-like lectin/glucanase domain-containing protein; this encodes MGLSSNPSSAFTGVVIGLVSSFGSIVLIALVIFIFWVSGCASTGRIILDRLGRPGEYDDEQAFARDEAEALEVMDDMSRQEYLRAKAWVTANPPESMQTDISLSQYLAIQEKGVSAWEFEPELEIANCFVEARTEIEFFDSECTVMSNLPVPKQNDVYYWEAKIYEKPENTLLSIGMATKPYPLFRLPGYHKYSVGYQSTGARRYNQPFGATPYGPPLVQGDVVGVGYRPRTGAIFFTRNGKKLEEVVHGLKAQNFFPAIGANGPATIHVNLGQAGFVFIEANVKKWGLAPVTGSLAPPPPYGSEQGSILLEAGTKDGNTYPQGRQHSHSITASSYNTRNPSNDLNPSHGRTRSGNFRVLPPTSPGPVRSSTDISLAHFVPNEENGEASSNAGPQQETHDHNPLHLHLEDATNPPPEYQSPDHSGSEDGRYGSDSEEDTPLIRVMNRSRGNSSTTVLPSRQTPSPRQPPVPSYSDAMRQGAGRDRSDSARLPPPNRTPSNRPRSSTSA